The Cygnus olor isolate bCygOlo1 chromosome 2, bCygOlo1.pri.v2, whole genome shotgun sequence genome contains the following window.
AAGGTCACTGTTTAAAAGAACGGGTAGCacaatcattttctttatatccTAATTCACAGGCTCTTGTTTTCgtgcacacaaaaaaaccctgtaGCACGTTGAGTCAGACTACCTgtggagagaaaataattaaccTACTAACAAAACTTCCTTCTCTAGGAGATGGTAAAGAGATTTCCCTTGAGAGGGAGGAAGTCaattaacatttgaaaaggCCTTACCAACAGAAAGCCTGTTTACCTACATCCCAGCAGGAAGGGGATGCGCTTTGAAAAGGCAAAAGGTGCTAAAAatacacagacagaaaacagctgtttgaAACGGAATAATATATCCTTTGAAAGAATCTAGAGCACACATCCACGGAGTAGACTGAAATATTTCGGTAGGCAGCTGTGAGAAAAGTTACAGGTGTAGCCTGCACTCTAGATGTGACTGCATGATTTCTGCATGCACTAGCACGGCAGCCCTGATACTCTGTGATTGCACAGAATGCCCTAAGGATCCATCCCTGGTCGCTACGCAGTTCTCCAGAACCTCAGCCGAcattagtaaataaataaaagcccaAACTCTAACTTCATGATTGCAGACACAACCTTGAAAGTTTGATAAAGTAAAACTgagctctgcatttttttccctcccacttCCTTGCTACGCAAGTCAATTCAAtgtcatttctgctttctggcCCCACCCTGTTTATCTCAGCAGATCACCACGGCTACAGCCCTTGCTGTGCCTTTAAAAGGACTGAGCTGGGCGTGATGGCGTGACACACGGTATTTGTCATCAAAGCCTAACACTCACTAGGCAAGACAAGGGGTCAGAAGAAAGAGTTTATGTACTCTGGACAATCTGTCTTCAAGTATTAAATACATCAAAGATTCAGATGTATCTACTGCAGGGAGAGAACAAACTCATCTGTAATACAGATTTCACATCTACTCCCTTTTAAGTGCCATAGAAAAATCACAGTTTACTGATTTGAATTTCTTACCTTCTTTGAGCAAATGCATCGTATTTTGTACTTTGAGGAACATGCACGCTGCCTAATTAAAACACTCTTCTTCAAAGCCCCACAGAAGAATGTTACTACTAGTTCTCAGTGTGCAGCCAGCGCAGCCAGACAGCTTTCACTCTCACTTATTACTGAGTCAAATTCTCATACGTGGCAGGTCATGCCATCTAGGATTACTGTGGAATACTTCATTTACAAAGGTGCAAAAGTCAGCCTACTAATTAGAAATCCaaataaacaacataaaaatacaatacCCCAAAGCAGCTGACTATCACCCACATACCTGTTGCTTCTTCGtcaaagcaagcaaaagcatTCCTGATTACATCTTCCGGATCGGTGCCGTTTAACTTCTCACCAAACATTGTGAGGAACATTGTGAAATTTATGGGTCCCGGAGCCTCATTCATCATGGCATCTAGGTATTCGTCCGTTGGATTCTTtcctacaaagaaaaacattcagatttGTTTTAGCTTTCAAACTAAACACAACAAAAGTCATCTGAATAGTACAATATAAAGTGAGACACTTAAAACCCAACAAAAGTCATATGAGTAGTGCCATATAAAGTGAGACACTTATAAGCTATCCCAAATGCACtgttttaattataataaatttGCTTGACAATTGTAAAGAGAAAAGGGACATTACCAAGGGAAGCAAGCATGTCATGCAGGTCCTCCTTGTCAATGAAGCCATCCCTGTTCTGATCAATCATGTTGAAGGCCTCCTTGAATTCCTGAATCTGCGACTGATCAAACATCGCAAATACATTGGAAGTGGCGCGCTGAGGGCGCTTCTTGGTGGTCTTCGTCTTTGCTTTTTTGCTAGACATGTTGGCTGTTGGATACTAGGAGAGAAGTAAATAGACTAAGGTCAGAGTTAgggcataaaaaaataaactaagcTTCAAGCTTTAACGTTTATGTTCAGAAACAGAATACACCTCTAACACCCTTACATTTCCTCTCATCAGAGCCTATTTCCCTAGCCAGGAAGTGCAAAATAGAAGCAGGAAATACAAATATCAGTCAGACTATTAACTAATAAAAGTGACTAAAACAAGATGtaaattgcacttaattttcactgttaaaagaaactgttttcatcTTGGTTTCCTTCTTAAAACGCACATCTGCAAGAATGGAACTTTGGTCTCACGTTTAAAGGAGGAAAGTGAGGTTCTGAGAGCTGTTGTTAAGCTTGTGAAGTAACTTTGTACGGATACAGTGTAAGTGTGTGGAATATTAGAGTAAGGGGAAGTGAAACAGAACTCTGTTCACCTGAACAAACCCTGATGTGCCTATTCTTGGCAGTATAGGCACATATATAACAGTAGCCGCTGTTTTGTATGACAATGGGTCTCTATCTCTGCCTTGCATTcccttatttaaaaaacaaaaccctgacATTAGGAGAACCGTGCAAGCTGGTTTTCTGCTGATACCAGCAGCTGTCGTCTGACCTCGATTTACTTTTATCCATGTAATTTCACCTGAACCATGCTACAGGTTCGGCCTACCTGAAAGCTAGTCTCTGCTGCCTACTCGTttaagcaaaagggaaaaaaacacctcagggCTTTTGCTCGTCTCCCTAGCACAGGGTGTCTTCACCTGTGGCAGGCTGAGAGGCAGGGCAATGTCACCCTTCGGTCACTTCATCGTTCCTGCCGCCATTTACCTGTTGCTATGGCTTCTGCCGAGGAGCAGAGAAGCTTTAAGACAGAGGGAAACGGGGGAGGATGCCTTCATCCTTCAGAGCGAGCGGGGGCCGGCAGGGGGCTGACAGCGACACGGGGCGCTGCGCCACGCCTCGGGAAGCCGCCAGCAGCCAGCCGGCCGCAGAGAAACCCGCCCGGGGACAGCGCACGGCGCCTAAAGCCGCACCCAGGGCCCCTCGAAGAGAAATAAGATGTATATATGCGTGTTATTTGCCCCCCGGAGGCAGGCCGGccgcagccagcagccccccagcggCCGCCGCCCCTCGCCGCctcccctcagcagcagccgccccccaacggccgccgccccgcagccgccccccAACGCCCAGCgcccccccggggacccccccggcgCCCAACGGCCTCACCTCAGCGGCTGCCGCAGCGGATCGGGGCGGAGGAGGAACCGGCGGCGGCGCTTCCTGGACAAACCACCGCCCCGccgggggcgggcagcgggccGGGCAGCCGCCGGGCGGCCCCCGCAGAGGCAGGCggcggctccgctccgcgccctccccgccgccgcctgccctCCGTGACGGCAGCCCCCGCGGCGGAGGCTGCGCGGGGCGGACCCGCAAccgctctcccccccccctccagggGAGTTGGTGCAGCCcgggggcagcgccgccgccccTCAGCGGGTGCCCGGCGGCGGGACCATTGCTGGAGGCGGGGGGGAGCCGCTGGCCGGCCGCCCGCCATCTCAGCGCCGCCCCCGCTGCGGAGCACCCCTCGGACTCGCCGCGCCGGGAGGTGGCTGCGGCCCCTCCGGCGGAGCGACCTCaggcttcagaaaaatgttgtttagtTCATAAAAGGATCTGAAGTATTGCCAGTTCGGAGAGCTGCGCTGTCAGCTTGCCGTTCTTTCATCCCCTTTCCTACCTGTCACCAGTTTTGCTGGTATACAGCATATTTATGGTAACTTAGTAACTAAATaagaataggggaaaaaaaaaaaaaaagatcagaattCTGCCAAAATTACCGATTACACTTACAGGTGTTTCAGTACAGACCTTTACAGAAGTGTAGGCACTGCACATACTGAAGTTAATACATCCTCTGGAAGCTGTGGTTCCAGAGTTGAAGGGGGACACGTTAATTGCTAAAAGGCCCaactttccttccccttcccaccctaAAACAGAAGAGCAGTAGCTCCTCTGGGGTCTGAGAAGTTAGCCTAATGAGCTTCTAAGGCTACTCCCCTGAAGAATTTTAATGTCACTTCCTCAAACCTGCCTgaaaatgcaatggaaaaaagTTGCTGAACTTTGATGAAACAGGAGCATGGTCCTGGGAAAAGTACTGGGGAAAAATCCCCAGTACCTGGGGAAAAATCCCTGTGCTTACTGCATACGGCACATGGTTTCGTAAGAATTATATGCACAGTGTGAGTGGGCAGAAGAgtggcagggacacctagacAATAATAGAGTCGTTAAAATACTCGGTGATAATCTCGAACAACCAACCGACTTGTGAGTTGAAATTTAATTACGAAAATAGTTATTTCATGTCTTAATCTAAAATCCTTCCATCAGTTACTTTAAATTGAACCAGTGTTGCACACATACTACTCTGTATTGTACTTTTTGTTCTATTAAAAAGGTGTTATATGAAACCTGTCAAGCTGTATGTTGTTCACAGTGTTTAACCTTCAAATACGTGAGCACAGATAGGGTAACTTTACTTCCTCAGCATGAGATCAGTTTAGTGATGAAATTGTCTGTCTGCTTCTCGCTCTCTCAAAGCTTTTGTTCTCCAATTTACTGTATCACAATGAAGCAAGAACCACTTCTTAAATGCAGACCATTTTCTGTGtgatgtaaatatatataatccTTTTACAAATGGTTCTATCTTACTTGATTCGTGATACATACATTCATGATACAGCTTAAGAAATTTaaggggggagaaaagggaCATATATTGTGCCTCTTataaaaaaggtcttttttttgtgtctgcATTAGCTGGTGGTACAGATCTTGAGATCTGCAGTGATGATCCCTCAGGTGAGCAGGGCTCCGTGCTGTTTAAAGCTCCCTCTGGAGAGGATGCTGGCAGGACGACGGTTCCTGTGAGCAGTACAGTGACTGTGTATGcctggctggtgctggaggagcatGAGCGGCTGGAACCTCCCTACCTGCTGCCATACAGCCTGTTTCTGAGGGTACAGTGAAGTCTCTTGAGTATGCAGCTCCTTTGTGCTCTGATCATGCTCCCAGGTTGCacagggagctgtgctggcagatgATTATCTGATGGGACAGCAGGCCTGGTCTTGACAGTGGCTGTCGGGCTCTTCCAGAAGAGCAGTCTGGGCACATCCTACAGAGAGCGTGCTCTGGGAAGCCCATACTTGCAATGGGTAGCTCTGCTGCTAAGTGGTTCCTCCACCACCATGTCCAGAGTCCTCACGTCCTGGCGCTGCAGTGGCAGTGAAGCATTTCTACGGCTGCTCTGCACACAGTTTGTCCTTCGTGGCTCACGGGAAGGGCATTTGGGTTGGGGGCTGCTCAGGCCGGGTGGTGAAAGGATGCCAATTTAGCCCTCGGTACTGCACCAAGCAGTGGGGCCATCTAGTGACGAGCTTTACTTTTATACAGCCTTTGCCCTGTGGGCTGGAGAAAAATGCTTACACTACTGCATCCAAGAATGTCTGTCAAAGGCTTGTTTATTTCTCAGTACCACGTAATTTCCTGGAGAAACCATACAGAACAGGAATTAATTTACcctttctgaaaacatgagCTTTTCTTTTAGTGCTGAGTTCTTCactctttacattttcttctaactCCTTTTCCTTCATTACACCCACCTTCTTTCTCATTTGTCAGACATGTTTGAGAAAACAAGCCTTTAAGCAAAATGTGTAAAATTTTCCCATCCTCTccaactaaaatattttattactttggtGGTGTTGAAAAGTTTTCTTAGACTTACTTTCATTAGACAGTGTAAAAACCTTCAAAATTAACTATTTCAGTCTTAAGTTCTAAGGCTGTCACAGACAGCAAGCAATTTACAGTAAACTTTTTCCCCGCTTTCATTTAATTCTCTCCATTTCCTCACCGCTGCAGAGTTGCAATGACTCTCTGAATATTTGTGATTAACTTGGTTGCTTAATGAAGCAGGGTCAATCTGGgttatttgatgtttttttcataaatctACAGAATGCAAGAGGAACAGCTGTGCTGCCTCACAGTAAAAGCCTGCCTAGTCCGTTCATCCCTAGCTGTAAAGAGCTGCACAAGCTGGATGTGGAGAGCAGGGAGCAAAGTCTTGGCCCTCCTTTGGAGAGCTACTGTTCCCTTGGCCGTGTgtgccctgcctgctctgcagaggcaggTGGACCACTTGCTGGCGGACCACTTGCTCACTGCAGGGCCAGAAGGAGTACCAGGATTGTGCCCAGCATCTGCGTTTGGTCATACGTAACAGTGAGGATCTTGTCAGGATTGCTCAGGCTGGAGTTCTGCTCGACATTCAGGCCTTGATGCCTCTGAGAAGGTGAGAACCACGAAGCTGAGGTTAAGTGAGATTGTCAAAGTCTCAGGTCGATTTTTTTGGCAAGTAAGAATTGGCCCTTAAAGCGGGGAAAGGGAAACCTAGCAACTGtcccctctctctgcttcttGTGTCTCTGAGAGGAACACCACTGGGATGCACTGGCTCCTTGGATGTCTTCAGCAAACAGACCTGAGGTCTTCCCCTGCCAGGCTCCTGGAAGGtctcttttttatatatatattttttatttgtgattttcacattaaaatgaggattaaaaatatctgaaagttGGATGGATGGTTTTGCAAATTAAGAGATTTTTCTGAGCATATTAACACTGTTCAACAAAAATTGCAAATGCTAATTACAAAGATTAAGTATTGACAGCACAATGAAAATTATACATGTCCAACTTTTGATCTATGGTGGTTTTAGGTCAAAACAGTCATTTAGCAAAAGCATGTTGACTGTCAGTTCCTTCATCTAGTATATTGGCTCATCCCTCTGCTTTTCTATCCTTTCCCTTATTCCAGCTGTTATCTGTTGTTTCTGTAGAGCTATCCTCAGTGCAGTGCTGTATCAGTCAGAGTGACAGTAATTCTTGTGATGCTTGGGAGCCGGAATTGTTCAGAATTTCTCCAAAAATAGCCCCAGTGCTGTGATCCAAAGGGAAGACATGTGAGAAGTTTTAAACCCAAGAAGGGATTCTGAATGCGTATCTTTGCTTGGATCTCTCGGGGAGCCTCAGAGCAAGACTTCCAGCCAAGTTTCTGGATATTCACTGTTTTCAAAGGCctcatgaataaaaatgataagTAACTGCTTTCCCAGGTGATCCCTGCCTCAGTGCAGATTCTGGTGCATACAAAATAAAGGCTCTCAGAGAATATGCCGTAGCCTATAGAAGAAAGATATGTTGTTTCTCTATCACGTAAGTGACAAATAGCTCTGTTTTGACTTTCTGGTAACTTCCATTGTGCCCAGCTGAGGAGAATATAAGCTCTCTAGAGCATCGTATGACAATGATATTCCAAGGCTAGGgataaagcagagaaatgtagtggaacataaataaaatatagtcAGTCTTTCTGAAGTGttgtaaaacaggaaaaaaaaaagaaaaaacaaaataagtctGCAGTTTGATCACTGTATGAGTGGGGACTGAAACTGGCTGATGGAATGTGAAGGGACTGGAGTCAGCAGAAAAGGTGCTCCTTGCCAGTCTTACATTCCCAAGTCCAAAGTCCTTTATATATAAGCAAcacgcacatgcacacacacagttgAAATGTACATTTCAGGCTGCTGATTCCTGCTACCTATTCTCTATGATAAAGAGGTCACGCTACTGCTACTTCCCTGCTTCTGCTGGATGCCCAtcacttgtttttaattccagCTGGCAAGTTGTGATAGTTGTAGCCAAACCTTTGTGTTCCCTCCTACCTCCTTTTCGCACTAGTTTTAAACAGAAGTATTGCCAGACACCATGATTcttcaatgtttataaataaaatgcaaaaataaacaagttttaAGGTATTTTAGTCAGAAGAGACTGAGCCCTCCAGTTTTTCAAACACATGTAATTAATTCTGCTAAGCCAGAGTCCGCAGCACATGCTGAATTAGCGTGTATCTCTTTGACAGTGTGCTTGTacaaataaggaagaaaatgaaatttgttcAATGCCTGGCCAAAGGcctaaaacagtattttaaaacatatccAGAAAACAGGAAGGAGCGTATTTAGTCAGGTGTTTGGCACACAAAGTAAGCCGTTATCAGCTTTCTTATTAGCTGATGCTTACAAAAGGTTTGTTGGCTGGTGAACCAATTTCAAAACCAACATGCTTCTTGCGGGCTGGTAGGATGTTGACAGTATAAAACGTGTTGCTTTAGAGATGATTAGCTCACAGCTAAGGAAGAGGAATttgacagagggaaaaaaatgtcagtgccTGTTAGATACAATGCTAAGTCAAGGCTCAAGTTACTCACATCTGATGCCAGCTCTATTTTAGCAAGTACTAAGGCAGCGCTCGCAGTCCTTATTTAACACCCAGTCAACTGACTATGTTAGACAAAGGCTGTAAATTATTGCAAAATGCTGCCTTTCAACTCCCAAGGAGATATACACACAACActcacaagcaaaaaaaaagataactaaACTAccaaaaaagtatttcaatatTTAGATTGTACTGATCtgttctctctggtgaccagcgataggacctgagggaatggagtcaagctgtgacaggggaggttcaggctggatgtcaggaagaggttcttcacccagagggttgtcacacactggaacaggctcctcagggacgtagtcacggcaccaagcctgtcggagtttaagaagcatttggactgtgctcttagacatatggtctgaatttctgggtagccctgtgtggagccaggagttggacacaatgatccttgtgggtcccttccaacttgggatattctgtgattctgtgattctttgattctatttAGAGAGGTTTTGCTCACTGATACCTTAAAATAGTCAAAGTGAGGAAATTACAGCTTAAAGATGAAATAAGCCTTGCAAAATTGAGCAGTGACAGCTGACAAGAATGCTAAAGTGAATGCTGCTGTCATGCACCGTCTGCTTCTGTAGGTGCACATATTCAAGTTTGACTCTACCTGTCTAATTCTGTACTGTTTGTAACTGCCTTTCAAGCTTTGTCAAAGGACAAGACTGGTTTACAAAGGGAATAAATCACCACTGTATGGTAAAGGAAACTGCATGAGCAAGCTGTTGGGATTTTCCAGGAGGCATTTTGATTTCCTGTTCTCCTGTTAATCATGTGCTTCCAAAGAACAAGTAAACATCTT
Protein-coding sequences here:
- the LOC121066512 gene encoding myosin regulatory light chain 2, smooth muscle minor isoform; protein product: MSSKKAKTKTTKKRPQRATSNVFAMFDQSQIQEFKEAFNMIDQNRDGFIDKEDLHDMLASLGKNPTDEYLDAMMNEAPGPINFTMFLTMFGEKLNGTDPEDVIRNAFACFDEEATGFIQEDYLRELLTTMGDRFTDEEVDELYREAPIDKKGNFNYIEFTRILKHGAKDKDD